The sequence below is a genomic window from Methanomicrobiales archaeon.
GCTCCCGATGGCGGCGGTATAGCCCCGCCCCTCGAACCGCGGAACCGTGCAGTAGCCGGTCTCCACCCTCCCCGCCGGCGATGGTTCGCCTTTCGTATGTCCCAGAGTTGGCCCGGGTCCCCCCGTCCAGCGTGAAACAGCCGCATCAGGGGGCTTCCGCAAGGTCGGGAGGAGCAGGTCTCTGGTCTGGAGGGCGATCCCCAAGGTCCCCGTCCCCCCCGAGCCGGATGCCCCAATCCAGGCCAACGCCGTGCATATCCCGAAGAAACGCGTCGATGGCCCTTCGATCCTGACAGTCTGGATCTCAGGCTGACTGTATAGATCGATGGTTCGCACCGCCTGGAGGCAAAGTCTGTCTTCTTCCGGCCTCGGATACGCAGTGCTCACTCTGGGAACTGGCGGACATAGAGGGCGCCTTCAGCGGAGTGGCGATCCGAACACGTATGCCCGGCATACGCAGGAGTTCATGGAAGGCCATTCTGCCTGTTCTGCAATCCGGTCCATCGAACAGCGGAGCACGCTATAGGTTGAGAGCAGCACCCATAAGTGCGATTGGGTCGCTGGGGAGCGAGTCGGAGCAGTCTTCTACCGAAGAGGATGGATACAGAAAGTCGGGGTGAGGGGTCCGAAAGAACCAGTCTCCTTCTCCATGGGGGGAGAGAGATCTCTTCTGCATCCCGAATCAGGTTCCATTGCACCGGGATGGGGCAGGTGGGGATTGGGACCCCCTTAGTGCGATAGGCAAGAGGGGACCGGAGCACTGTCCGAGCATTCGACCAGCCATCGGGCTTTCCTGGATTTGTTTGCGGATGCCAGAGCAGGCTCTATCGTTCTGTGGAGGGGGCACGGTGGAGTATCGCCCCCGATCCTCCTCGGAGGCTATCGTACGCGGGGGTAGGGGCAGTTGGGGGGAGGGGGGTGCACCCCCCTCCCCCTTCAAAACCCTCTCCCCCCTAGGTGCGATAGGCACGGACTGGGGGAGCGCGAGGTCGATGCGAAGGGCATCCATGGTCGAGATGGTCTGGCATCCCCGCACGGGTATTGCATTCAGGGACTGAGGCAATCGGGGAAGAGAGCCCTTCCCCCCCGGTGCGATAGGGGCTGGATCGGGGAGAGCAGGAGCTTGGTGCTATTCGGGCTCAGGCCGATCCGGCCTTCCCGGCATCGTTGAATACGAGGCTATCACAGGCGGGGTGGGGGTGCCTGCCCCTATCGTAGCGATGGGGCCTGCATGGGAGATCAGGCAATCGATGCGAAGGGCATTCGAAATTCAGTCAGCCTGATCCTTCTGAAATACGATTGCGCATTCCTGCGGGGAGATAAACCTGTAAGGGGGTATAAAAGAGGAGGGAGAATCAGCCGAGTTCGTCCCACTTCGTCTTCTTCCTGTAGACCGCGTAGCCCACCGCGATCAGGACCCCGACGACGACCACGCCCAGGACGATGGGGAGCATGCCGCCCAGGGAGAACCCTTCGCCGATCTCGGCCCTCAGGCTGGTGGCGAGGTTGTAGGCTTCGTCGGCCTTCTGGGAAGTCTGGTTGGCACCGATGCGGGCGCTGCTGTATTCGCCCCGATCGAAGTTGGCCCTTGCCGTGGAGAGCAGCTGGCTCGCAGTCTCGTATTTGCTGACAATCTCGACCACACGCGCGTCGCTGCCCATGCTGCGGTTCGTCTTGAAGTAGTCGATCAGACTGCCGACCTCGTTCACTTTCTGGCCGGCACGATCCAGATCGTGTTTCGCCATGGCCTTTTCGAGTTCCTGTCCCGCCTGGGTGATCAGGTCTGCAGCCGAATTCAGGCTCGATGTGGCCGCCTGGTAATTTTTCGAACCGATCTCGCTCTTGGCTCTATCGAGAGCGGCTTTCGCCTCGTTGAACTTCGTCTTTGCCGCGGAGACATCCACCCCCAGGGCGCTCTGCGCATCCAGCGTGGAGCTCAGTCCGGCAAGATCCGACTCCGTCCGAGATACCCGCGTGCTGATGTCGCCCGTATCGATAATCGTGGTATTGAGGAAGTACTGGGAGCCTGCCGTGGTTCTCGGCGTACCCGAAGAATCGACCTGCTGTATCTTGACGATCGAAATTTCGGGCCTTACGCCGTCCACGGGCACCTGCCCCTCAAGACCGACGATCACCTTTACCGTGTTCTTGCTCGGGTACGAGAGGTAGAAACCGTCAATTTTCGGGTATCTGCCGAGATTCATGGGCGGATTCGTGACCCCGTCCACCTCGATCTGGGCGCTCCACTTCGGATTCGTGAGATCGGTGAACAATGCGAGGTCGTCCTCCATGGGGAAGGTCAGGCCGCCGGACGAGGGGAATTCGATGATCAGCTGCCCCGATATCTGCTGACCGGCCTGTATGTTGCTGCTCGGAAACGTTGGGTTTTTCACTGCGAATGCGGATGCGGCCTGGAGGGTCAAAAGAATGACGAAGATTCCGATGATTGCCGTACCTATCTTCTTCATGGTTCACCTCACTCGAATAGCGGTTCGATTCCTTCGTCGAAGAGGGCGGGCGGCTCCCGCTCTTTCTGCTTGATCACGTCTTCCCGGGTCTCCTTTGCGTTCTCGATCAGCTCGGCGATCCGGGGGGCGTTGCGGATGGTGGCGAGCAGGACGACCGCGGCGATGTAGTTGCTCTCCACCGGGTAATCCCCGCCCCGCACCTCCACGCCGGCGATGTTCTCCTCGACCCAGCTCTTGGCCTTCTCGACGCCCTTGCGGTCGAACTCGTCGGGGGGTCCCGCCATCAGCACCAGCGCCCGCTCGGCCGAGGAGTAGTCGCAGGGGAGCGTGAGCCGCCCGAGCATCGCCCGGCGGACCAGGGCGATCACCTTCGCGGCCTTGTCCTCCCCGAGCAGCACCTCCTCGGATCCCCCTTTCCTGTTCCGGGACAGTCCGAGAGAGGCGAGCCCTCCCAGGAGACCCTTCTTCCTGCTGGAGTTCGAGACCTCGGTGATGGCATACCCGACGGTGCTGATCCCCCCTCCCCGGAGGGTGTTGATGATCTCGCTGCTGTCCACGACCATCTCCCCCACCCCTTCCTTCGTCATCTCGCCGGCACGGAAGAGTATGGAGAACCTGCGCACGATCTCGTCGTTGATGCGCTGGTAGGAGGTCTTGACGCTCTCCCCTTCATTCTTCCAGGCGCTGTTGTCGAAGATGAAGGTGTTGTCCACTTCGTTGATGATGGTCGAGAGGCTCCGGGCGGCGTTGTAGGAGTACAGCCGCCCCTCCTCGGGAGCGGGCAGGATTCCGAGCGCGTACACGGGTTCGCGGTAGATCCGCTTCAGGTGGCGGGCGAGCACCGGGGTGCCCCCGGAGCCCGTTCCGCCGCCGAGCCCGGCGACGATCACGAAGGCGTCGATATCGTGCGTTCCCCGCGTGTCAACCGCGCTGATGATGCTGTCGATCTCGTCCGCCGTGATCTTCGCACCTGCGACGTTATCCGTCCCGACTCCGTGGCCCTTCACCACGGTCTGGCCGATGAGAATGCGATCCTTGAGGGGGATCTGCTTCAACCCCATCAGATCCGTGCGGGCGGTATTGACAGCGATGCCCCGGAAACTCTGTTTGGGGAGTTTACTGTCCTGCTCCAGGAACATATCGACAATTTTTCCGCCGGCCTGACCGAAACCAATGAAAAATACCCTCATCTGTGGACACCATCCAGCCCGCTGCTGGTATACACCAATTGCCTAAAATACTTTATTCTATTGGGTTCAAAAACTTTCTTATGGGCTCCGGCTAAAACTGTACAGGATACAGAGATTATGAAAATTTGTGTCATTGGAGGGGGTTTGTGCGGTCTGACGGCAGCTCTCGATCTCTCGGACGAACATACCGTTGCGGTATTGGAGAGAGACGACCGCCTCGGCGGGTGCCTGGCCTCCTACCATGTCGATAAATACTGGATCGAACGCTACTATCACCACTGCTTCTCCGGGGACCGGCAGCTGCTGACCCTCTTCGACCGCCTCGGAATCGGCAGCCACCTGGAGTGGCTGAAGGGCACGAGCGGCTACTGGGTTGAGGGAAACCTTTATCCTCTGAATACGCCCATGGAAATTTTCCGTTACCCTCACCTCTCCCTCGCCGACAAGGCGAGGCTTGCCCTGCTGACGCTGCGGGCAGGACGCATGGACATCGCCGCCCTCGACGCCGTGCCGGCCCGGGATTTCATCCTGTCCACGCTGGGCGAGCGGGCGTATGCCTCCTTTTTCGAACCCCTGCTGAAGAGCAAGTTCGGCGATGCGCGAGACGACGTCTCTGCCGCCTGGCTGATCAGCCGGATTGCCATCCGGTCCGACCGGGGCGTGGGCGGAGAGCGCCTGGGCTACCTGCGGGGGGGCTTCCAGGTGCTGATCGACCGCCTGGCAGAGGCGCTGCGGGACCGGGGCTGCATCATCCGCACCGGCACGCCGGCAGCATCCGTGGAGCGGGAAGGGCGCGGGTGGCGGGTGAACGGGGAGGGGTTCGATGCGGTCCTCTCCACCATCCCCCCGCAGGAGATCCCGCTGGCGGGGCCGCCGCTGCCCGCCGTGCCCTACCAGG
It includes:
- a CDS encoding NAD(P)/FAD-dependent oxidoreductase; the encoded protein is MKICVIGGGLCGLTAALDLSDEHTVAVLERDDRLGGCLASYHVDKYWIERYYHHCFSGDRQLLTLFDRLGIGSHLEWLKGTSGYWVEGNLYPLNTPMEIFRYPHLSLADKARLALLTLRAGRMDIAALDAVPARDFILSTLGERAYASFFEPLLKSKFGDARDDVSAAWLISRIAIRSDRGVGGERLGYLRGGFQVLIDRLAEALRDRGCIIRTGTPAASVEREGRGWRVNGEGFDAVLSTIPPQEIPLAGPPLPAVPYQGAACMTLGIDRDVLEGIYWVNMKDPAPYGAVIAHTNFAPIERYGEHIVYLASYFAERVPNGLPGRMLADFCRRFHLGRASIRWQRMAVNRFAGPVYRTGYRDLIPAYEQNGLFVAGMFSLPNYPERSMEGSVAAAHAAAERMRGADA
- a CDS encoding tubulin/FtsZ family protein; translated protein: MRVFFIGFGQAGGKIVDMFLEQDSKLPKQSFRGIAVNTARTDLMGLKQIPLKDRILIGQTVVKGHGVGTDNVAGAKITADEIDSIISAVDTRGTHDIDAFVIVAGLGGGTGSGGTPVLARHLKRIYREPVYALGILPAPEEGRLYSYNAARSLSTIINEVDNTFIFDNSAWKNEGESVKTSYQRINDEIVRRFSILFRAGEMTKEGVGEMVVDSSEIINTLRGGGISTVGYAITEVSNSSRKKGLLGGLASLGLSRNRKGGSEEVLLGEDKAAKVIALVRRAMLGRLTLPCDYSSAERALVLMAGPPDEFDRKGVEKAKSWVEENIAGVEVRGGDYPVESNYIAAVVLLATIRNAPRIAELIENAKETREDVIKQKEREPPALFDEGIEPLFE